The Elusimicrobiaceae bacterium genomic sequence GGGAGGTCAGCTCCAGCCGGATTTCTTCCTCTTTCGCCCAGTACGGCTCCGGGGAGTCAACCCCGTCGGCGCCTCCGGCCACCCAGAACCCATCCGTCACCGTCGTGCCGTTTTGCGACACGCCAGCCAGCAGGTTGCGCAGCAGTTTTTCGTACTCGGCGGGATAGTCCAGCCGCTTTAAAATGCCCGGATCGGCTGACGCGCCGCCTTCGTCAGTCAGCGCGCTTAACACCAGAAACCGGCAGCGCGCGCCGCCTTTCCGGCGCAGAAGCCCGACCGCCGATTCGACGGCCTTGAAATCCGCGCAGATTACGGAGTCCAGATACCTGCCGAGCGCGTCTTCGGCGAAAAGCGTGTCCCCGGAATTTATTTTAAGAAACCGCCGCAACGGCCCGCGCACTCCCGCCATGCCTGATTCGCAAACGGTTTTCGTGCCCACCCAGTAAGGATCCTTTTCGCCCTGGCTCCTGATTATCTGCATCGTGGCGTTGAGCGCCGCCTGACGGGAACGGACAGCTGAAACAGTGTCGTTTAATTCGGCCCGGCGCGCAACAAGCGCGGCCCGCCCGGATTCAAGCGCGGCGAGTTCCGTCCGCACCGCCCCGATCGCCTCCGTCTGGGCTTTCACTTCGTTTTCCAGCCTGGCGACTACGGCTGCGGCTTCCTCCCGCTGTATGCGGGTTTTTTCAAAATCGGTTTCCGACTCGCTTATATCCTGCGCGCTGTGCGACAGGTTGCTTTCTTCCAGCGCCAGCTTGCTGGCGCATTCCATTTCCCGCTGCGCGGCGCGCAGAATGTCCGTCGAGGCTTTTTCGCTGTCGCGTTCGATTTCCGCCAGTTCCCCGTTTGCGGCGTTGATCTGGCCGGTTTTTTCGTTATAGCGCGATTGCAGCGGCGCGATCTGTTCCGCAAGAACCGCCAATTCCGCTTTCAGGCGCGTTATCGCCGGGTCCAGCTGCGCCATGCGCACGGAAGACACTTCATCCTCCTGCCGGGAACTTTCTATCTGCCGGACCAGCTCGGCCGACAGATTGTCGCAGTTGCGGATATTGCCTTCCAGTATGCCGATCCGGTATTTGACGCCGGAGATTTTCTCGCCATATTTTGAATATTCGTCCTGCTTGTGCGTCAGGTTGAGATTTAACGCCGCCACTTCGCCTTCCAGAACGCTCAGCCGGGTATTTTTGTTTTCCAGCTGCTGCTGCAGCGGCTGCAGCCGCTGGGCGCAGCTTTCCAGCGCGC encodes the following:
- a CDS encoding AAA family ATPase; protein product: MYLKAVEIIGFKSFAEKVRMSFEKGITCVVGPNGCGKSNVVDSIRWCIGEKSWKQLRSPSMIDIIFNGTAKRSPLNLAEVNMIFDNESRRLPIDFAEVTVTRRIYRSGESEYYLNKVQCRLRDVRDMFLDTGIGGEGYAIIDQGGVEFVLSAAPETRRDLFEEAAGVSKYKAKRDEAQRKLEKVDSDLARLMDSVALIDQQIRKLDTEAKKAKKYQKYKEELSEAEIALALDTIKRHSGALESCAQRLQPLQQQLENKNTRLSVLEGEVAALNLNLTHKQDEYSKYGEKISGVKYRIGILEGNIRNCDNLSAELVRQIESSRQEDEVSSVRMAQLDPAITRLKAELAVLAEQIAPLQSRYNEKTGQINAANGELAEIERDSEKASTDILRAAQREMECASKLALEESNLSHSAQDISESETDFEKTRIQREEAAAVVARLENEVKAQTEAIGAVRTELAALESGRAALVARRAELNDTVSAVRSRQAALNATMQIIRSQGEKDPYWVGTKTVCESGMAGVRGPLRRFLKINSGDTLFAEDALGRYLDSVICADFKAVESAVGLLRRKGGARCRFLVLSALTDEGGASADPGILKRLDYPAEYEKLLRNLLAGVSQNGTTVTDGFWVAGGADGVDSPEPYWAKEEEIRLELTS